From Symphalangus syndactylus isolate Jambi chromosome 21, NHGRI_mSymSyn1-v2.1_pri, whole genome shotgun sequence:
GGCCCACCCCATGGAAGGTGCCCAGGGCTAGGGATACTCACCACCCCCTGGAGGGAGGGCGGGATGAGCCCACAGTACACGGGGATGAAACCGCTGCAGACATTGGCCTTCAGCGCAGGGACAGAGTGGGAGAGAGTGAGCAGGGGCCTTGAAGTTCCCACTGCCCCCGCCCCCAGCATggctccaccaggccccacctggaTGAGCTCATCCTTGGAGTTGAAGTGGGATATAATGACATTCTCGCCGTCTGACACGCGGGTCAGGGAGATGCCCAGGCGCCCATTGGCATGCTCATGACTATCAGCAGGCAGGACCTTCAGCAGGAAACTGCGGATGATCTTTACCAGGTTGAAGGAGGGGTGCAGGGGGCCCAGGAACCGCTTCCGGGCCTCTTTAGATACCTCAATGAACTTGGCACCAGCCTCACCTGGGGCACAGGGCCAAGGTTAGAGGCCCGTGCTCCTGGGCTTAGCAACACCCGCCTTCCTTCACAGCCCCATGCCCAGGGTTCCATGGCATACAGACCCTGGAGGAGGGCCCAGTGCATGTGGGGCCTGGCTCACAGTTGGGACTTTGGCCACCTCCCCTGGGATGGCAGACAGCAGAGGCTGGCCAGCTGAGACCAGGACCTGCCCTCTGCCTGGTATTTCCCAACTGCCTGCCCTATGAGTCACTGGGCCTGGTGTGGCATCTAGCCCAGGAAGGGGACAAGGCAGAGACTCAACTCTGACCGGCCTTAGCCTTCACCCACTTGGCCAGATCCAGCAGTGGGGGGATGGGGCAGACCCACAAAACCCAGCCCAGCACACAGGTCACAGTTCACAGGCCCAGGGGTGTTGGGCTGGAAGTAGGGCCCAGTTCCTAGGAAGGCACACCTGTGTCCCACTGCAGCTAAGAGGAAGCACCCCAAACACTCCTCTTGGGGCCCAGGGGTGTTGGCCAGCTTGGGGATAGTCCCTGGAAGTGGTTGGGAGCGTTGGGGGAGGAGCTGAGGTCCAAGCCTTCCTCCAGTGCATCACCCTGGTCAGGAGTGAGGCAGCGTGGAGCCAGGGGCTCCTCAGCCAGCACCTGCTGCACTATGGGCTCCAGCTGTGCAAGACCACCCGTGAGAACGACTCTTGTTAGGAGCAGGGTGGGGAAGCACTGTGGGAGAAGTGTCATTGGCTCAGGTAGCAGGGACCTTGATGTGTCTTGAAGCCAGGGGGCCGACTGAGGCGCTTGTCTGAAGGCCTCCCTGACAGGGAGGGGGCTGGAGGGGGCTGTTCCCAATAATAGCTCTAGTTATTGGGACCTGAGGGGTTCACTTCTGTGGTCCAGCCCCCTCCCTCCCAGGACAAAGTTCAGAGGAAGAGGGCAGGGGTGAGCCCGCTCCCGCTGAGCAGGGTGCCCCTGTCATCTTGAGGTCAGGGCTGGGCGCGAAGGGGCTCTCCTGCCCTCTCCTTGCACATGGTGCCCTGTGGCCTGGCTCCCCGCTGCGGCCCACCGCGTTTGCACACTTCATGGGTGAGGGTGCTTCTGGGTGTCCCCCTTCTCGGGCGAGAGTGACATCTGTCCGCAGGACAGCTCCACCAACATCCACGAGCTGCGGGTCACCAACACCAGCATCCAGTTCCACCTGCGCAACCTCTACCGCCTCTCCAAGGCCCTCTTCCCACCGGAGCCCCTGGTGAGCTCTGCTCCGGGGACTGTGGCCTTCCCAGCCACTCTTCACTGGGTGTCCTCACAGGCTCCTTAAGTCGTGTGCTGTAAACACTCCCTCATGGCAGCCGGTGGTGCGAGCCGAGGCCAGCCCAGCACACAGAGACCCATCCATTCCTGGCCACAGGCAGCAGAGCCCAGAAGCACCCTCACCCATGAAGTGTGCAAACGCGGTGGGCCGCAGCGGGGAGCCAGGCCACAGGGCACCGTGTGCAAGGAGAGGGCAGGAGAGCCCCTTCGCGCCCAGCCCTGACCTCAGCGGGGCTCCTCCTCCGAGCCCTTGGGAAGGACCAGGTCACGGTTCCCAGACGCCTCTCAGAGGCCACCCCCATGCCAGGCCCCCTGATAGCAGCCTGCAACTGCGGAGGCCCAGGACACTGTGACCGACCGCTGGCACCGGGTGTAATATCCAGGGCCACGGGGTGACTTAGGTCCCTCCTCGGATTCTCACGGTCCCGCCCACGAGTTACTTTCTCTGTCCAATTAAGCAGCTTTTGCTGCACCTGCCCGCCCTCAAACCTTTGCGCCCGAGAGACGGGCTCCGGGCACCCTCGGAGCAAAACAAACCAGGCCCCGCCCCCAGGCCAGCGACCCGGATTGGATACTCGTCGGGTTCCCCAGGCGCGGACGGGAACCCTCCCCACGGTACCCACCGACTCGCCGCGGGGCCCCTCCGCTCACCGAGACCATCCCCTGGCCCCGCACGGCCTTCCCGCCAGCCCCCCGCCTGCCGCCCCCGCTCACCCAGGCAGACCCCGGTGACCAGCGCCGTGGCCGTGAGGGCCCCGGCCGAGGCGCCGTAGATGTGCGTGGCGTTGGCCACCAGGAAGGGCGCGTGCTCGCGGAGGCAGGAGGCCACGCCGACGTAGTAGACGCCGAGGAAGCCGCAGCCCGCAAACGAGATGTTCCACGTCTTCTCCCGGGGAAACATCGCGGCGGCGGCCGCCGGGCTCCGGGCTCCGTGGGCGGCCGGGCCTCTGTGCGCCGCTCGCTCGCTGGAGCCGGGGGGGCCGGGCGGGTCCCGCTGCGGCTCTAGCTCGTGGTCCCCGCTGACGGAGGCGAAGAAGCTACGCGGGCGGCGCCGGGGCGGCGCTTTTAAGTGTGAGAGTCacggcgggggcggggccggcaCACGAAGACCAATCGGGGCGCGCGGGGAACGGCCGTGCCCTCGGGCCCCGCCCCCGTCCTTGACCCgcagccccccgccccccgcaccGGAGCCCCGCCCTCCGCTGCCGCCCGGACAAAACTCCTGCCCTCCCTCCGCCCCTGCTGGGCACGGCTGGGGGCACACGCCTAGGGGTGCGGGGTGGGCCGGGCGCAGGCCCAAGCCTGGGGGCCGGAAGCCTCACACAGACCTGGGTACCCACGAGAGGGAACTCTGGTTTCAGGGTAGCCACCGCTTCTCCCCACCGGGTCCGCCTCCCACACCCACCCGGGACAGAGGAGCTGGTCCCTGGACAGAGGCGCACCGGCAGCACCCCCAGACCTGAAAGCCGCACAGGCCTCGGGAGCCCCGGGACCCACTGGCTCACCCACAGACGGACCCATAAACATCCAAGGCCAAGGCCGGGTGCGAGTCCCGTAAACCCTTCGTGGGGGACCCCAGCTCCGCAGACCCACGCGCCCTGACGTGGGGCCTCAGCCCTGCCCCGCGCCTGCGACCCCTCCGGACCTTGGCTTCTTACCTGGGTCTGTACCTGGGTCCGGCCCTACCTGTTCAGGCTTTGGGGCTGCCTGCGTCTGACTGGGGCCGCCCCGCCCTCAATAAttgccccagaggtggagcaaTCCTGGGTGATGTCACCCTTTCACCCCTTTTCCGCATTTTTCTCCTGGTCAGTGGAGCAAGCCGGGCTTGGCGTAGATCCAGGATCCATCCCTGaacctcaccccacccccaaacGAGAGGCTCTCTTAGGTTGGGGTGGGAGGCAATGAGATTCTGCCTTCCCAGGAACACTGGCTCCCCAGACTGAGGTCATCTCTGGACCTAGCTGTTGCCAGAGCTGCAGAGGGTCTGGGATGGGGCTTGGGGCTGCCCCCAACCCAAGCTGAGTTAGGGAAGCCAGAACAGGGCCTTCCCAGGATGGGGCCATCTAGGGGGATGCTGCCCAGTCCTCAGCCTGTTTACTCCCAGCCATCCCATACAGCAGTGGAAAGTCAACCCTGCCCCAGCCCTACTGGCGGCCGATAGGTATTTACATAAGCTCAAAATGagaggaggccgggcatggaggctcacacctgtaatcccagcacttggggaggccgagacgggaggatcacggAAAGTCGGGAGTCTGAGACCGCCCTggctggtgaaaccctgtctctactaaaaatacaaaaattagccggtcagggtggcactcgcctgtaatcccagctactcgggaggctgaggcaggagaatcacttgaacctgggaggcggaggttgcagtgagatcacaccactgcactccaacctgggcgacagagtgaggctccgtccttaaaaaaaaaaaaaaaaaaaaaaagaggccgggcgcagtggcccacgcctgtaatcccagcactttgggaggccgaggagggcagatcacctgaggtcaggagtttgagaccagccaggccaacatggcaaaaccctgtctctactgaaaatacaaaaatttgccgggtgtggtggcgcacgcatgtagtcctagctactcgggaggctgaggcttgaacccgggaggcagaggttgcagtgaactgagattgtgccactgcactccagcctggccaggtgacagagcacgacttctcaaaaaaaaaaaaaaaaggaaagaaaaaaagaaaaatgagaggagGTAGGTAACCAGGTGTACGGCACCTCAGGGGTTCTGGAGGGCTTCCCTGTGGGAAGTGATGCTGAGTTGAATTTTGAAGGGTAAATGAGCAGACAGGGCTGTAGTCCCCCCAGGCAGCTGACCAGGACAGGCGAAGGTTGTCGGGGAGTGAGGGGAGAGAGTAACTAAACCCCAGCCATGGAAGAGGGTCAAGCAGGGAGGACGTGACCGTACTTGACTTGAAGCAACTccttctaggctgggcgcagtggctcacacctataatcccagcactctgggaggctgaggtggggggattacttgagtccaggagtttgagaccagcctaggcaacatagcttgattccatccctacaaaaaattaaaaaataggccaggcacagtgacttacacctgtaatcccagcactttgggaggctgaggtgagtggatcacgaggtcaggagatcgagaccatcctggctaacatggtgaaaccctgtctctactaaaaatacaaaaaaaaaaaaaaaaaaaaaaaaatagccgggcgtggtggtgtgtgcctatagtccctgctacatgggagactgagacaggagaatggtgtgaactcgggaggcagagcttgcagtgagcccagatcgcagcactgcactccagcctgggcgacagagtgaaactccgtctcaaaaataataacaaataaaaaacaaaaatgccaggcgcggtggctcacgcctgtaatcccagcactttgggaggccgaggcgggcggatcacaaggtcaggagatcgagaccatcctagctaatacggtgaaaccccatctctactaagaaatacaaaaaattagccgggcgttgtggtggacacttgtagtcccagctaatcgggaggctgaggcaggagaatggcgtgaacctacctgggaggcggagcttgcagtgagccgagatcgcaccactgcactccagcctgagcgacagagcaagactccgtctcaaaaacaataaataaaataaaataataaaaatatgttaaaaataaaaagtaaataaacaaacaaataaataaaaactaagccAGGTTTGGTgcacgcacctatagtctcagcgactcaggaggctgaggttggaggatggaCTGAGTCTGGGCTGGGTgggagtgagccatgattgcgccactgcacatcagcctgggtgacagagtgagaccctgtctcaaaaacaaaacaagactctcCTGTTCTGTGCACGTGGGGCCTCTTCCAAATCTTTGGATGGAGGTACACTGCAGCAAATGCACCATGGGATTGGGGAGGGAGGGCCAGGGTATGGAAGGCGGGGCCAGGTCCGCTCCTGAGGTGTCAGGAGCTGTCTGTGACTGGATTCCAGCGATGCTGCTGGAGACAGCAGGGTTCAGGGTGTGGTGAAGTAGGGATGGAAGTCCAGGGGCTCATCAGGGCAACCACTGATGGGGAAGCCAAGGACTTAGGGTCCTTCCCTAGACCTGCTCCAAGGAAAAGGCCAGGGTTCAGGCCTTGGCCACATCTGAGGGACTGTCGCCTTGATGGATGGTGCTGCCCCACTGCAGGGAGACCTCTGCTCCCATTTCCACAGCTGGGTCAGGCTGTTTTGGGTACATATtcctccctccaggcccctgGGAGGCTCAGGAGTCAGGAACTGGGCGGTCTTTCCCAGAATCCTGGTGGGGCTGGGAGCACCCCACCATCAGGACAAGCTCCAAGGGGCAGCTCAATGAGAAACCCCAGGTGGTGTGACGTCCCCCTGTCATGGTGACCTCCAGGCGACACAGGCCCCCTCCCTTCAGGGTACAAGGCTGGAATTGTGAGGTCTGCACCCTGAAGCCTAGGTCCAGTCCTGCTGTGGGCCCCTTCCCTGAGCCTGGGCCATCCCCAGCCCCCGCCTCACCCCTGCCCCGTTGTAGTGAGCACTGCTCCCTGCACTCCTTAGCTGTACCCTGCTGGGGTCATTTCTCTTTGCTTCCTCCTCCATCTGCTGCCCCACCCCTACTACCCAGGTTCCAGCCTCCTCCACTCCTCACCTAGCTTTACTCCCACCCTAATCTCTGCTTTTACGGGCATccaaaaagtctttttaaaaatattattaaggccgggcgcgctggctcacacctgtaatcccagcactttgggaggccgaagcgggtgggtTGCCtgggccaagagtttgagaccagcctggccaacgtggtgaaaccccatctctacaaaaagatacaaaaattagctgtgttggtggtgcacaccagtagtcccagctactctggaggctgaggtgggaagatcacttgagcctgggaggtcaaggctgccatgagccgaggtagtgccactgcactccaacctgggcaatacagcgagactccgactcaaaatataagataaaatacaaaataaaacaaaatatacacgtaggccaggcacagtggctcacgcctgtaatcccagcactctgagaggccgaggcaggaggatcatttgaggccaggagtttgagaccaacctaggcaacatgatgaaaccccatctctactaaaaatacagaaattagccaggtgtggaggtgcgtgcctgtaattccagctgctcaagaagctgaggcatgagaattgcttgaacctgggatggagaggttgcagtgagccgagatcgtgccactgcactccagcctgggtgacagagcgagactctgtctcaaaaaaaaaaaaaaaaaaaaaaaaagcgaaactctgtctcaaaaaataaataacgcctggaatcccagcactttgggaggccaacgtgggcggatcacgaggtcagatcgagaccatcctggctaacacggtgaagccccgtctctactgaaaaaaaaaaaaatacaaaaaattagccgggcatggtggcgggtgcctgtagtcccagctactcgggaggctgaggcaggagaatggtgggaacccgggaggtggagcttgcagtgagctgagatcatgccactgcactccagcctgggcgacagagcaagactcggtctcaaaaaataaacaaataaataaataacaaataaaaaaaaaaaaaaatgacccttcCCAGGGACAACTGCAcccccatatttattgcagcatatTAATGATAGCCAAAATATGGGGTCAACTTAAGTGTTCATCTGTGGGAAAACAGATCAAGAAAATATGATATCTCTGGAAAATATGTTATCATCTGtggggaaaaaattttttttttttttttttttgagacagagtttcggttttgttacccaggctggagtgcagtggtgcaacctcggctcactgaaacctccacctcccgggttcaaatgattctcctgcctcagcctcccgagtagctgggtctacaagtgcttgccacaacgcctggctaatttttttgtattttttttttttttgagacggagtctcgctctgtcgcccaggctggagtgcagtggcgcgatctcggctcactgcaagctccgcctcctgggttcatgccattctcctgcctcagcctctccgagtagctgggactacaggcgcccgctaccacgcccggctaattttttttgtatttttagtagagacggggtttcaccgtggtctcgatctcctgacttcctgatccgcccgcctcggcctcccaaagtgctgggattacaagcgtgagccaccgcgcccggccatttttttgtatttttagtagacagggtttcaccgtgttatcccgggtggtcttgatctcctgaccttgtgatccgcccaccttggcctcccaaagtgctgggattacaggtgtgagccactgcgccaagccctaatttttgtatttttaatagagacgtggTTTGGCCATGCTGATCCtgaacccctgaccttaggtgatccacctgctttggcctcccaaagcgctaggaatacaggagtgggccaccgcaccccgctggaatgttttaaaagcattttggggccggacatggtggctcatgcctgtaatcccaatactttgggaggctgagatgggcggatcacctgaggtcggtcaggagttcaaggtcagcctggccaacagggtgaaacctcatctctactaaaaatacaaaaattagctgggcgtggtggcgggcgcatgtagtcccagctactctggaggttgaggtggaggaattacttgaacctgggaggtggaggttgcagtgaaccgagatcatgccaccgcacgccagcctgggcgacagagaccacgtctgaaaaaaaataaaaaataaggtagcagggcgcggtggctcacgcctgtaatcccagcactttgggaggccgaggcgggcagatcacgaggtcaggagatcgagaccatcctggctaacacggtgaaaccccgtctctactaaaaaaaaaaaacaaaaaaaaacaaaacaaaaaaaaaacaaaaattcaaaaaattaggtgggcgtggccgcgtgcggtggctcacgcctgtaatcccagcactttgggaggccgaggggggcggatcatgaggtcaggagatcgagaccatcctggctaacacggtgaaaccccgtctctactaaaaatacaaaaaattagccaggcatggtggcaggcgcctgtagtcccagctactctggaggctgaggcaggagaatggcgtgaacctgggaggcagagcttgcagtgagccaagatcgcaccactgcactccagcctgggcgacatagcgagactctgtctcaaaaaaaaaaaaaaaaaagaaaagagaaaagaaagataaaaaaataaataagactaggtgcagtggctcacgcctgtaatcccagcactttgggaggccgaggggagcgggtcacctgaggacaggagttccagaccagcctggccaacacagtgaaaccccatcttttctaaaaatacaaaaaattagctgggactggtggcaggcacctgtaatcccagctactcgggaggctgaggcaggagaatcacttgaaccagagaggcgcaggttgcagtgagccgaggttgtgccactgtactccagcctgggtaacaagagcaaaagtccatctcaaaaagaaaaaaaacaaaataaataaaaagcatcttGGGTCCCCCTCCATCTCAGTACTTGCTGTGGCTCCCTGGCTCCCCTGACAATCCACATTCCTTCCCCTCCAGGGACTCTACCTTCCTCCAGGTCTTGGCTTCCCATCTGAGGGAGGCCTCCCCCAGCCACCCCAACTGTCTTCTGTGCTATACCCTCCTATTTATTCTCCCAGAACTAAGCtggtcacacagcaggtgctcccCACACCAAAGCCAGTTGATGGGTTGCTGAACCCAAGCCTAGGGTGGGAGTGGCAGACCATCTTCTGGGTGCCTACATTGGCGGGCAAAGACCCTGAGGCCTGGGCAACTGCGTTCAGAGTAGGACCAGGAGGGCAGACAGGCTGGGAGGGGAGGGTGATGGCTTCTGTCCTTAGCCCTATATTCCAGGACAGAGCCTGTCGGGGGAGGGCAGGCCCACCCCCAAAGGACCTAGTTCAGTGAGCACATGACCGTGTGGTCACTGCCCACAAGCCCTGAGCACATCTGCCCAGTAAGGCAGGGGTGGGCTGTGATGGGCAGCAAAACAAGCCTGAGGAGTGATTGCCCAAGTTGCTCAGGGCATTATGGTGGAGCCATGACCCCTGCAGGGAAACCCAGGGGCATCTACCCCCCGCAAGCTGGGCTCACTTCCTGCATCCATTTGTAAAGCCCAGGGGCTACCAATCCCGTCCTTGCAAAGCCAGGCACCAAGCCACCCCGAAGACAGCCCTGATTACCAAACTCCATTTGAAATCGGCTTCTCTGCTGTCTTTCTTTTTCAAGGCAGGGTTTCtgctgcgcaggctggagtgcaatggcactatcacGGCCCACTGTtaacttcaacctcctgggcaagtgatccttccatctcaatTTCtcatagttgggactacaggtacataccacgcCTTGTTaggttgttttttagagatggggtgttgctatttgcccaggctggtctcaaactgctggcctcaagtgatcttccctcctcggcctcccaaagtgctgggataatgggcaccagctactgtgcccagcccgttCGCATTCTTCTGGGGTGTACTCAGGAGCTAGGATACTGCTTAAGGCCACAGGAAGGGACCCCAGGCAGCTGTGATGCCCGACTCCCCTCCTCATGCTCATTTTGCACCAGAACCGCTTCCCCAATACCATGTTGCCCACAATTCAGCTCCACACCTGCCCTCTTGGATGAGAACCTGGGCAGAGGCTACCCTTGACAAAGTGCTCATGGAATACTTCAGAGATGTGTAAAAAGGCTTTATTTGCAGGGGAGCAGGAATTTAATCGAAAAGGCCAAATCCCATGTCATCGTCTGACTCTTCGGACTCCTCCTTCTTCtcatctttcttctcctctgcTGTGGAAAAGAGGGAGGCATGGTGAGCACTGCCCAAGTACCAGGCCAGTCCCCCCATGAAGACCCCACTGCAGCAACACCGTCTGAGCCCCACCAGGCCACCACTTACCTGCAGCAGGGGCGGAACCTGCAGCAGGGGCTGCAGAGCCTGGGGCAGCAGAGACGGCTACAGCCCCACCAGCAGGTACACTGGCAAGCTTGCCAATACCTACAGAAAGCAGAGAGGTGAGACCAGAGCAGCTGCCCAGCCTGGGAGGCTGTTCCACAGGGAAGTTAGATGGCACCAGAGATGGCACACGGCACCCAACATATCTGGACCCATCACATGCCAGTGTCTCCCGTTCTTCCTGAATACTCCCTCCCTGAGCCACTCCTCAACAGGGACTTCTCTTCCCCACCTTTCCCATCCAGAAACTTGCCTTCTAGGAATTAGGCCCACACTGCCTGCCTGCCCActttccccacctccaccctcagaCGTCCACTGGACAGACATGTTTATAACTAGGTAGGGAATGAATGTGCTGCCCCAGTGTCCACATCTCTGGCCACAACGATGTGCTCATGGCTTGGCCCGTTTGCTGAGCTGGCCCTGTCCTGGTCACACGCATGGAAGACAGGAATAGCTGCCCCAACAGCTCAACTTCCAAACAAGTCCCACCAGCTCAGCTGACTCCAACAAAAAACCATCTGCCCAACAAAGAGGCAAAGAGCCTGTGGACACCCCTGGCACCCTCAGTCCCTGCCCCCAACCCCTTCACAGAAAGCACGTGGCAAGAACTGCTGACATGAACTCAGTTCTCCAGACACCAAGCTTCAGAGAAATCCTGGGGAACGGCCTCAGGGCTAGGGGCAGCCAGGCTTAAGAGGTAGGGCCACCTAAACGTCCACCGAGAACACAAGGTGCCCCCTGCTGCCCTGCTCCTGGGAATGTCTAGAAGTACCCATGACGTGAGCCCACTGGGGCCCTGCTCACTCCTCAGGTGGGGCTTCTAGGGTGCTCTGGTCCACAAGCGAAACCTGGCAGGCCACAGATGGACCGGCAGGGATTAGGATGGAccatgaaaacaaatgaaagccCCTCCACATCAACTCACCCTGGGCAATGACGTCTTCAATGTTTTTTCCATTCAGCTCACTGATAACCT
This genomic window contains:
- the RPLP2 gene encoding large ribosomal subunit protein P2 isoform X2, coding for MRYVASYLLAALGGNSSPSAKDIKKILDSVGIEADDDRLNKVISELNGKNIEDVIAQGIGKLASVPAGGAVAVSAAPGSAAPAAGSAPAAEEKKDEKKEESEESDDDMGFGLFD
- the RPLP2 gene encoding large ribosomal subunit protein P2 isoform X1, translated to MRYVASYLLAALGGNSSPSAKDIKKILDSVGIEADDDRLNKVISELNGKNIEDVIAQGIGKLASVPAGGAVAVSAAPGSAAPAAGSAPAAAEEKKDEKKEESEESDDDMGFGLFD